A single region of the Pontibacter kalidii genome encodes:
- a CDS encoding DUF3616 domain-containing protein, whose amino-acid sequence MKKKVILQFDPRLSSNPEGKHVRDGLSAALCTGNNLWVSCDERTTIERLTRQSDGSYAQHQSFSLEDFIDLPAKGESEIDIEGMGIAGNYLWIMGSHSLKRSKPKRHQSTTKQMERLARVKSDPNRYLLARIPILQDESGNYTLHKEADDPEQPGHTLVAAQLHGDTHSSILTELLAQDEHIAPFMNIPGKDNGFDVEGLAIHGKRIFIGLRGPVLRGWAMVLEVEAEEDEEGKLHLRKLENGKPYKKHFLNLRGKGIRELRFFGEDLYLLAGPTMDLDGVIAIYRWPNAVGEPEQMVHHNELHRLQEVPHGTGKDTSKDKAEGLAVLDEHHVLVVFDSPMDERKQGEDAVWADVLRVAE is encoded by the coding sequence ATGAAGAAGAAGGTTATACTTCAGTTCGACCCCAGACTAAGCTCAAACCCAGAGGGGAAGCACGTGCGCGACGGCCTGTCCGCAGCCCTTTGTACCGGTAACAATCTGTGGGTCAGCTGCGATGAGCGCACCACCATCGAGCGCCTCACGCGGCAGTCCGACGGCTCCTACGCCCAGCATCAATCTTTTAGCCTGGAGGACTTTATTGACCTGCCCGCCAAAGGCGAAAGCGAGATCGATATAGAGGGCATGGGCATTGCCGGCAATTACCTCTGGATCATGGGCTCACACAGCCTGAAACGCAGCAAGCCCAAGCGGCACCAATCCACCACGAAGCAAATGGAACGGCTGGCCCGCGTAAAAAGCGACCCCAACCGCTACCTGCTGGCGCGCATCCCCATCCTACAGGACGAGTCCGGGAATTATACGCTGCACAAAGAGGCAGACGATCCGGAACAGCCTGGCCATACGTTGGTGGCGGCACAACTACACGGCGATACCCACAGCAGCATCCTGACCGAGCTGCTGGCGCAGGACGAGCACATCGCACCTTTTATGAACATCCCGGGTAAGGATAACGGCTTTGATGTGGAGGGGCTGGCCATACACGGCAAACGCATTTTTATAGGGCTGCGGGGGCCGGTGCTGCGCGGCTGGGCTATGGTGCTGGAGGTGGAGGCCGAGGAAGATGAGGAGGGCAAGCTGCACCTGAGAAAGCTGGAGAACGGAAAGCCTTACAAAAAGCATTTTCTGAACCTGCGCGGCAAGGGTATCCGTGAGCTCCGCTTCTTTGGGGAGGATCTATACTTGCTGGCTGGCCCCACCATGGACCTGGACGGCGTGATCGCCATTTACCGCTGGCCCAATGCGGTGGGGGAGCCCGAGCAGATGGTGCACCATAACGAGCTGCACCGGCTACAGGAGGTGCCGCACGGCACCGGCAAGGACACGAGCAAAGACAAAGCCGAGGGCCTGGCCGTGCTGGACGAGCACCATGTGCTGGTGGTGTTCGACAGCCCGATGGACGAGCGCAAGCAGGGAGAGGACGCCGTGTGGGCCGATGTGCTGCGTGTGGCGGAGTAA
- the msrA gene encoding peptide-methionine (S)-S-oxide reductase MsrA has product MESSENKKLEKATFGAGCFWGIEETFRNTPGVADTEVGYMGGHVPDPTYQEVCSDRTGHAEVVQVTYDPQQVTYDQLLQVFWHAHDPTQFNRQGPDVGSQYRSVVFYHSDEQRLMAETTKENWQQSPEFSGRQIQTEIVPADAFYRAEEHHQQYLMKRGEASCRTS; this is encoded by the coding sequence ATGGAATCATCAGAAAATAAAAAACTTGAGAAAGCCACGTTTGGGGCAGGATGCTTCTGGGGCATAGAAGAGACTTTCCGCAACACACCCGGCGTGGCCGACACTGAGGTGGGCTACATGGGTGGCCATGTTCCTGACCCGACCTACCAGGAGGTATGCTCCGACCGCACCGGCCACGCCGAAGTAGTACAGGTAACCTACGACCCGCAGCAGGTGACTTATGACCAGCTGCTGCAGGTGTTCTGGCACGCCCACGACCCTACGCAGTTCAACAGACAAGGGCCTGATGTGGGCTCGCAGTACCGCTCCGTAGTGTTTTACCACAGCGACGAGCAGCGCCTGATGGCCGAGACCACGAAGGAGAACTGGCAGCAGTCGCCGGAGTTCAGCGGCCGCCAGATACAGACGGAGATCGTGCCTGCCGATGCATTTTACCGTGCCGAGGAACACCACCAGCAGTACCTGATGAAGCGCGGCGAGGCCAGCTGCCGCACCAGCTGA
- a CDS encoding DsbA family protein: protein MEKPKIYYVQDALCGWCYGMSPVITRLFEEQEYTFEVLSGGMIRGNNVRPISGMAAYIKQAAPRLEEMTGVKLTETYHREILDKGTYMSNSEPPAVAMAILKEQFPERQVPLAAAIQQQHFVEGLDLNQVETYLPVVRAFGADEADFKQKFTDEKYLAKAREEFELVENWGINGFPAIVCQAGGKLYLVARGFQPYEQLSATLLQVRQEAQAAGK, encoded by the coding sequence ATGGAGAAACCAAAGATATACTATGTGCAGGATGCCCTGTGCGGCTGGTGTTATGGCATGAGTCCCGTTATCACGCGCCTCTTTGAGGAGCAGGAGTATACGTTCGAGGTGCTGAGCGGTGGCATGATACGCGGCAACAACGTGCGCCCCATCAGCGGCATGGCCGCCTATATCAAGCAGGCGGCCCCTCGCCTGGAGGAAATGACCGGTGTAAAGCTTACAGAGACCTACCACCGCGAGATCCTGGACAAGGGCACGTACATGAGCAACTCCGAGCCGCCGGCTGTAGCCATGGCTATACTTAAAGAGCAGTTCCCGGAGCGGCAGGTACCCCTGGCGGCAGCCATACAGCAGCAGCACTTTGTGGAAGGCCTGGACCTGAACCAGGTGGAGACCTACCTGCCGGTGGTGCGCGCCTTCGGGGCAGACGAGGCGGATTTCAAGCAGAAGTTTACCGATGAGAAGTACCTGGCAAAGGCGCGGGAGGAGTTTGAACTGGTGGAGAACTGGGGGATAAACGGTTTCCCGGCGATAGTCTGCCAGGCAGGCGGGAAGCTATACCTGGTTGCGCGCGGCTTTCAGCCTTACGAGCAGCTGAGCGCCACGCTGCTGCAGGTGCGGCAGGAGGCTCAGGCGGCCGGAAAGTGA